The stretch of DNA CTCTGAAATCCTACTGCCATCTCTGAAATCAGTCGCAAAAAGTTCATCTGGAACCGGATGACATGCGAGCGCTTGCTTTGGCCTTGTTCGGTTAGgtgtgaaaaagttttgatgaaatttttttctcctttaatcactaattagaggtattaagcGAAGTCTAATTACAGAACAACTTCCACAATTATAGTATTGTAGCATGCGATGTAGCTAATAAAGCATTTGACGCATGATTAGAAGATGATCTGAGGTGGTTacggtagcatcactgtagGCAATTATGATGAAACTAATCATTAGATTAGTCTTGAAAAGTTACACATATCCGTGAAAAAAAttcgcaaataaatttcatttaatactcatACATACATTCATCTTGAGGGTGGAAACCAAACATGCCTTTCATGGAGTTCTGAGGTCAGATTTTTTTTACACTACTTTTCTTGATGAGAAGAATAAAATAAAGCTTCTTCGCCATACGAAAAGGCGCCGTTCAATGAGATGGACCATCTTTGATGTGATTCATACAATCAGAGCTCTTTCTGAACGACATGGAACGGATTGAACAAAGGAGGACAGAAGGTGATTGTTATTCATTTTGAAGACAGTGGAGAAACAAAAGGGAAGCAACAATCCTTGGAAAACTTGCCATcatccccttcccttccctcctgctgctgcttacAAAAacatcccctcccctccccccatcgcatgatcatcatcatcatcatagtAATATACTACTAGTAATACAAAAAAATCAAGATCGAATAATAGTACCAAAACCCCGTGCTTCCTCCTCGCAAAGAAAGAGAAACGGCAAAAATTTCCCCACCCCCATCTCTCTCTACACAGACCCACGCACGCACCCTtattttctcttcgtttttttattgttttttatTGTCTTGTTTATGTTACAGCCGGCCGCCGGTTCCTCTCTAGCTTCTTTTGCTTTGGTTACTAGAAAGATCCGTCGTCCGTCAGGCGGCGACGATGCCTGTGGTGAAGAAGatctgcccgccgccggcggcgccgccgcacggCGACCCGGACATGTCGGCGGCCGCCGACTTCCTGGGCAGGccgtcggcggccgcggccgcgcggcgctTCCGCTCCTTCTCCTCCTGGAACTCGTCGCTCACGATGGCGTGGTACCGGCACTCCATGCTGCAGAAGGCGCGCTCGCCGCGGTACATGAAGATGTCCTTCCCGTCCAGCGGCCGCCGGCACATGTTGCAGCACGACAGGAACTCCGCCACGCGGAACGCCGCGCCGGGCGGCGccgggaggccgccgccgcccggcgagGAGGGCTTGCCGCCGCACAGGCTGGTGGCGCAACGGCCGCTGCACCCGAGCTCCGACACCTCcagccgcgcgcggcgcgcgatgGAGACGGGCGCGGACACCCTCGGCaccgcggcgggggcgcccgCGGCGGGCTGCGCCTCCAGCGCGGCCAGGATCCCGAGCCCGACCCCTCcgacggcgtcgcggtggcgccACCCCCGGGGCGACGCGCGGTCCAGCGGGCTCGTGGGCGACGGCAGGCCGTCGGGCGCGCCCGACTTCCACTGCGGGATCTCCAGCTTGCGCGCCATGGCCCTCGCCTTCTCCACCATGCCTCGCTGCTGGACgccggagaagaggaagagaaggcCCTTGTTTGCCGTGCTCCTCCCTGGCTGGCTGCTCGCTCCCCCCTGGCTTGGTTTGTCCTCTCTGGCTGGGTTGtccagaggaggagggaggggggtgAGGGAAGTGGGAGAGAGGCCGGAGCGGTTTCCTGTATTTGTAGCCCCTGCGAGGGCGGTTCGTGGGTTTTGTTtccctgcattattttttgctATTTCTATTCCAGAAAAGCTGTTTTGTTGGTTTCCTTGTGCGGCTAGAGGAACCCGGAGCAGTTGCAATTATCTGTACGCCAACTGGTAAAGCCAGCTTATTAGTGCTGCTGCACTGTTTTTTGTCTCGATTTGAGTTTTAATATAGGAAGGATTTGTCTTAAAACAGTATGCAAATATAAAAAAGTtgtaatataattttgtttcgtGAGTTGTGAGACGGATGAATCAGCACTCAAAATATGATCCTAGCTAGTTTTTGAGAAACAagattgtcacatcttttttttCTGTCTTCTGTTCTTATTACATTTCTGTTCTTATTACATTTCTTAGGCTATACGTGCATATTGTATAGAGTGTAATATGAATATTTTAGTATTTTATTTTTAACTATAGTGTAATAGCTTTTTTATATAGAGTATTTTTCAACTTTATTGTTGGAAAAGGCAATATACAAACAAATCAAATTGAGCTGGATTACAACAATGAAGCTATACATAATATTTCAATGTAAGCTGGCATCCTATTATAGCCATTTCGGATCTCATAAGTGGCTCATGTACAGATAAAAATCTCATACAAAAAATCTTTAATAATCACACAAAAAGTAATATAAAATTCAGCCAATATGATACACCGGTAGGCACATGGCTTTTCCTCTGGCGAACTTTTATGAATCATCAAATAAGCAAGACAACTTCATATAATTCTAGAGTTTAAGAATTTAGTTGATAAATTCATCAAAATATAACTCTCATGTATTTCAACCATGTACATGTACAATTGAGTACATATACTAAAGCTACAAGAATTGGAGCGATTCCGTGAGCCGTGGCCCCACATGGGGGTCGTGCACTGTTTCATGCGGGCCTACGTGGGCCTGTGCACTGTTCATGTGGGACCATGTGGGACCCGCGCACTGTTCATGCGGGTCCCACGTACTATTTAGGTGGGGCCCACATGGGCCCACGTCCTATTCAGGTGGGCCCCACGTACTATTCAGACGGGACCCACATGAGGCCGCGGTTCTATCAAATGAGCCTCTCtatcttaaaaaaattattattatttcattatttgacaatacaaaatatatttaactacttcctacatataaaaataataactaaattTTGTATACTACATTCACATGTAATAGTTGTACTACTTTTTGTGTTTGGGTTTCCCTCTgtaaactcacaaaatataattaaactgttcattcatttctaatcttacttttttttcctactaaagtaattaaactataccgactgacacaaaaaaaataatgactTCATAAGAAAAAATTATCTGTACCTCTATACTAGAATGCTTGAGATTGGTGCGCTCTCAGACTGTAAACTACTATTCCgctttactataatttttaaatttaattcaATACATCGATACGATGTTGTTTCGAACACAGTAGCGGATAATATCTTTCCATTAATATTATCCACATACTATTCAGACGgggcccacgtactattcaAGCAGaacccacgtactattcagaCGGGACCCACGTGAGGCCCCGGTTCTATTAAGTGAGCctttttatcttaaaaaaattattgttcttccattatttgacaatacaaaatatatttaactactccctacatataaaaataataactaaattTTGTATACTACATTCACATGTAGTAGTTGTACTACTTTTTGGGTTTGAGTTTCCCTCCAtaaactcacaaaatataattgaattgTTCATTCATTCGTAATCTtatttttttcctactaaagtaaACTATACCTACAGACACAAAAAAATAACGAATTCCTAAGAAAAAATTATCTGTACCTCTATACTAGAATGATTGAGATTGACGCGCTCTCAGACTCTAAACTACTATGCCACTTTACTGtaatatttaaatttaactcAATACATCGATACAATGTTGCTTCGAACATAGTAGCGAATAATATCTTTCCATTAATATTTTAGATTAATATTTTTGATATAGGCGCGCGTAGCGCGCCAACCAGACTAGTTCATATAATTGCTCTCGTGGATACACATACACTGTGCGAAAAGCATTGTGTAGGATGTTGGCGTACGCATAGCGCCTGTTGTGGAGCAGTGGGGAGCGGAAAGCGGTgcggagagagaaagggggacGATCGGGGTTCGCTGAAAACCATGGACTTGGAAAATGGTGTGCTGgcaggtgcagcagcagcatgggAGTCTGCCACGGCCAATACATCACGTTACATCACATCGTCCTTATTTCTTCCCTCCGGTTCCTGCCACTAGGTGACTTATTGGGTGGCGAGCATTTGTTGGCGAGCGAGATGGGAATTATTGGGTGGTTTTTGTTACCACTAGTGGAGAAGTGTGTGAGGCGGAACTTGGAGAACATTCCAAACTCTCCGGATGCGTTGCGAGCGAGCTCCATGGGTAGTAGGAGTAGATCTACTTCTTGAGATGTATGCGTGGCGgtggctctccagtctccagtgAGCAGTAGGCATATGGAGCTCCATGGCGTTGTGTGTCATATGGCAGTGGCCGTAATTTGTTGTGATCGGGCCGATCCGACGACTGAAAAAAAGACGGGTAAAAAGATCAGCCGTCCATGTCCGACGCCCCTTCTTTGGCGGAGCAGCGCGGCCACCAAAAACCACCCATAGCAGAGGCAGAGCGACGGGAGATGCGGTAAACAAGGAGAAAAATCTGCGAGCGCGGGAGAGTAAAAGATAAACGTGTCGCTCTCCGCGCTGTCGATTGCAAATACTAGGCGTCCACATCCGCAATGCTTAGCCAGCCAATAGCGTCATTAGCGGCCTAAACAAATACCCTAATCCACCAGCTAATccctgattttttttaaaaaaaagaacaaaacgcTCCCAGGTCACTCACCCCACCGTTGAACCTTCTAGAGCGTGGTAGGGAGAATGGGGGAGTGAGGAACGGGGGCGACGCTGGCGCGGGAACACCGGCAGTGGGCGACCGGCAGCTGGATCCCGGCGGGCAGCCGCGGGCACACGCACGCACTCCGCCGCCCGGGCCAACCAAGCGAGGGGATGGGAGGCTCGCGGCGtgggagccggagccctgccacgACGCCCCCGTGCGCGGCCGGGGCGGACGCGTGTGAGGACACGCGGGCGGCTCGTGTCCCCCTCCGTGCACACACGGCATCGCATGCCCGGATCCGGGCTGCCACGCAGGGGCGTGCGGTGCCCTCGGGAGGCGCGCCGGGACACGTAGTACTCGGAGTGCCGCAGGGGCGGAGGGCCCCACTCCTGCGGCGCGGGTGGGCCCCGCATCTTTTATTCCCCTCGGCGAGGGTGCGCCCCGTGtctccttcccctccctctcGGTCATGATGGATGATGGCGTTTTGGAGGGGTGCGGGTCGCGAGGGATGGACGGAAATGCCCCCGAACTTGGGTCCACTCCTTCCAGCGCCGGTGGTAGTACGCGTGGAGGGTGGGCTGGTCTGGGCCGGTGGGCCGGATTCCGGGCGTAACAGCATGCCAAGGCCGTCGGATTGAGCGCAAGGGTCCAGACGCATTGATTCGAGCAAAGGCAAATGATGCGCTGTACTACCGTACTACGCTTGCTGAAATTGTCGAGGCGTGTCCCCTCCCCTCATCGTACTAGTAGCACGGTTCAGTTGCAGGGCTACGCGTAACGTTTACACAGCAACAACCACATTACAAGGTTTATCTAGGGGGAACGACAAATTTCCAGCCACGATATTTtgagcttttttttctttctttcgctTCGAATCGAAATCTAGACCAATAATGCCAAGTGTAGCCTGTACGTACGACTCTAGTGTTCGTGTCACGGTGTTAGTGTTTTGACCTGGTCAAAAGGAATCTTTAAAGCGCGTGAAAACTTATCAATGCCAAACAGCGTACTAGCAGCACAGTAGTGACTCCACACACCTGTTGACGGCACCACTATTTTCCCATCGAACGAAATGGACCGGGTGCGAAATTCTTATAAGGCGGGAGTTCGTTGCTGGCCGCTAGCAACCAACGGACACGTATCCAAGGAATAGGCATCCACGTGCACGAGGGAGTATGCAGACTCTTTGTGTACTCGTTTATTTCTCGTGACTCGTGAGGCCTCCATCCACATCTTTTTCCTTCTATCAGTTTCTCTCTCTCCAATTCATAGGTTATAGGTTCGTGATTGTTTTATTGTATTGGGGTTGTAAATAAAATTAATCTGTTCTACGTGTTGGTATTTTGTTCAATTAATCCTGCTTTTAGATTTGGGTTTTCATGGTGTCCCACATGACCCATATGAATATACTTAAGTCTGGCTAATGCTAACAAAAATGCAAGCGGGAATGTGTACCACCTGCCACTAGGCATAAGTGTATTAGCAATGtataataaatataaaatatatttgcCGCAAGCTAATCCGTATGGGTGCACGCCGCTAGCAACCACCAACGAGCATTCGCTAGTAGAGCACAACAGTGAACCGCGCGCCCATTATCAGCCCCATATTCAAAGATCATAGTTTTATATTTTAAAGTTTTTGGAACTACAAAGTTTGTTAGTGTGCTAATTCAAAGTTCATAGTTTCGGATTTCAAAGTTTGTGGAAAACTATAAAACTTTTATTACGGTGCTAGTACTAAGTATATAAATTCAGATTTCAAAGCTTTGGGACTACAAAGCTTATTAGCGTGCTAGTATAAAGTTCATAGTTTTGGATTTCAAAGTTTTTGGAGCTGCGAAGTTTATTACTGTGGTAGTATAAAGTATATAGTTTAATATTACAAAGTTTTTGGAGTTGCAAATTTTATTACTGCGCTAATACAAAGAATATGATTTCAGATTTCAAAGTTTTGGAAGTACAAGATTATTTGTGTGAGGGTACAAAGTTCATATTGTCAAAGTTTTGGAACTATAAATTTATTAGTACTCAAGTACAAAGATCATAGCTTCATACTTCGAAGCTTTTTGGAGCTAAAGTTTAGTAATGTGATAGAAAAAAGTTAATAGCTTCaggttcaaaatttttcgaacTAACACATTATTATTGTAGTATAAAGTTTATAGTTTTAGATTTGAAAGTTCTTTAGAACTACAAAGTTATTAATGTGCTAATACAAAATTTCACAGTTTTTTAGATTTGAAAGTCTTTTAGAACTACAAAGTTATTAATGTGCTAGTGCAAAGTCATGTAGAAATATTCTCACCCTAAAAGTTTTGGATATGAAATATTTCAAATacaatttaaaattttcaatatAACAGTAGTAATAAGGTTTTGACCTACAACCCAAAGTTTTCCGTGTATATATGAGAAGTTTCCATATTCATAATGCAAATTTTCGAATTATGTTGTTTGCAAATTAAGAGTAAAATATTTAAAATCTGCATGTAGTAAGTTCCAAATTTGTAGTGCTAAGTTTTGGATCTAGGAGTACAATGTTTCAAATATGCTAGCAAAAAGATTATGAATATGTGAtcataaagtttttgaattctaGCTACAAAGATTTTAGATTTGTGGTTCAAAGTTTGAGAACAGTTAAAAGTGGGGATATGCAAAGttaattatattttattttttatgcctGGTGAGAAGTTGCATGTATAAAGTTCTATATATTTTACTAGAAAAGTTTTTAACATAGTGGtataaattttgaaaacattCCGTTGAAAATACGATGCACAAAGTATTTCATATATGAATTTGCTGTTTTCAAATTGTGGTGTATAAAATTTTGACTATGTTATTTAAAGGTTAGTGACATAGAGGTATAGACTTACATGTGGATGCTTTTAATTTTTTGTATCTATTTGCAATTAGATTACAATGTTTTATTTTCTGTGATCTTTTTTATATAAAGTTTTAACTATATTATTTAAAGGCTAGTTGATCCATaggctcttggagatgctctcacATCTCCGACTTCTCCTGCTTTTGTTGaacctttttttcttcttttttatattaCTAGACAATTATGTCCGTGTGTTGCTACGGACAAATTTGGTATACGTACTGGATAAATATTGGTACCCATGTATTAATTTGTAAAGATCTACGTGATCGTAAACGGAGAGGGTTGGTACGACTCGTATACGAGACAGACTAAGACCCACCTGTAAATAATACAGGCGGACCGAACCAACGTACCAAATCAAAATTTTGGTTGAAAACCTTACTCGATTTAGTAATAGGTATAGATTGCACCATTATATACCATTTTCTGGAGATTTTTTCACGTGATGCAGTAAAAAAAATAACACACGTTTTTCCTGCATGCTTGATGTTTTTATTCGTCGAAATCCTAAACTTCATACCATGcacgtctttttttttcttgtatttttgCTTTATTTCGATATTTTTTTCAACATATAAACTTTTGGTAGGATAAAACAACGTTCATCTTCTGCTTCCATATGTATGTGAAAGCAACACTCCCGCCCGTATACTTCCCTCACCCTGAAAGAAAAGTATGAAAAAATTTAATGCTAGAGCCAGAGCAGGATAGTACTAGCTGATTTCGTGTCCGCTAGGACCGCTCGCGCGCCGCTAGCGTCAGTAGCGATTGCGCGCCGTTTGCATGTAGCAGCGAACGCTCGTCTAATATGAGCCCCCGACCGGGTGCGCCCCACTCCAACGACTAGGCTAGCTGATGACGATTTCAATCGGTCCAATCCATACGCTCGCTGACCGTGGGCCAACGCCATACGAATGACCAGCGAGCTGCCGCACATAGTATATTCGATTTCCTGCATCTCTAAATTAAACCCAAAAATACTAGATCTCAAATCTCAAATCAAACCCGTGGACGCCGCTGCACTCCGGCCGCTGCGGCCTGCGGACGCGGATCCCCCTCCTGGCCTGGGTTCGTCTCCCTGTTGTTAGTTGTTACCCGTAGCAATCGTCACAGTAACTTTTGGGAACGGACAAGTGCGTACGCGATGCCTTTGGAGCCATGCCGCCACGCGCCAATCTGTGCACCGGCAGCCCACAGATTTTTCTCTCTGACGAAACGCTTGAGCCCCCCTCTTGTtccttttcctctctttttttttttgaaacacatCTTGTTGCTTTTCCGTGACAGGGGGCCACGCCCACGGGGGGAGTCGCGGTCGCAGCGGGCAGGGGCATTCTGGTCCGCCCGGCGGAACAGCGACGCGCCCTGCCTTTGGCTGGGGGGATGTCCACCCCCCGGTCACGTGGCCCGCGCCCCCGTGGGCGCCCGCCATTCGCCGGCGCGCTAGGCCCGCACGCCCCCCGCTACGCGACGAGCCGGGGCGCACCACGTCACGCGGGGACCCTCCCTGACGTTGACGCATGCTCCCCACTAAATGGGCCTCTCGGGCCCCACTGCTGGGGCCGCCAGCGAGCTACTTTTGCCaccgaaccccccccccccggggacATCTCGTTCATAAAAGCCCTCATGAACATCTTGTTATTACAAGAACGCCCCCCACACGCCACACCCAAAGGAGGAGCTGTGAGGGAAGTGGAGATGTTAGCTCGCAGGGGCCTGACCGCAAAACGCAGCGTGCAGGACGACGCTGCGGGGCCCGCGTGGCGGTGAGCGGCTAGGAAAGCGACAGGCGTAGGAGGTGAGGGTACTACGACTACGTTCACTGTAGGAGTACCCAATAATTTCCACTGCGCAGTCCTCACGCGTGGCTGGGCCCCACGGGCCTTGAGGCTCTGTTTGGATGAGAGTAgtaacaaaaattttgaccaataattagggatactaaataaaattaatttacaaaattaactccaCAGCGCTGTACTACTTCgtgagacgaacctaatgaggcctttaaccgtacgattagaggatggttactgtagcatcactgtagctactcattgattaattactatcattagattcgtcgtgaaaaggttttgcaaataaacttcgtttagtactccatgtattaaagattcttttctcaaaaaATGTGTGGTATGCTATGCTGGTGAAAAACAAACACTGCCTGAATCCGCGCACTGTATACCAGTCGTTGTCAGCGACGGGCTAGCCGTGTGATGGAGCCGACGGAGACGCTGCCGGGGGCTGGGTCCCACCGGGGCTTTCCATCATCCAATCCCATCCGTCGAGTCCAGGTCGAGCTCATTCATGCGCACTTGCGCAGCTCTATTTGGAGGGCTTAAACGATATCAAATTTGATCAATTTTTTTGAGATTCAAATTTGATcaatttatagaaaatataattaatatttatattataAAATATATTACTAGAAAAGCCCGCGGCAAAGAAGCCCGTAGCCCGCGTCTTAGTTGCGGATTAATTCGTGTATTTTGTAGTAGTTGTGTTCAGGGCAAATGTACAATCTTTTAAGCAATATATAGTTAAGATAATCTCATTGTTTCATTATTTTCGCATAAGTGTCATGGTCTATAGCCGCAGTTGCACTTGGTATAATTTTGGGCACTCCATTGTTGTGACATTATTATTTAAGTAGTATATTACTTTGGGCATCGAAATAGAGGTATGACATTTGTTGCTATATCTATTGTGGTGAAAGAAGGAGTAAAGTAATTTATTAGGGAGGGCAGAGTATAATTAGTCGTCGGATACTTAATGTATTTGTAAAATCATGAGGCTATTAATAGACGTGATGGTTATTAAGAAAATAGTGGTTTTATTAAAATATGTCGTGTTATTGTGGAGGTCACATGAGAAGCCATAGAAGAACGATAGTACAATATTATGTTTTCTAGCAAAATAAGATGCTATGTTTTTTTTGAGATCACATAGTACAACTCTGACACTCACAACGCATGCACACTCACACCcttatgaacacacgtacgcaaaccctacccctatgagcatctttgaagactgagccggtaaatcctcgagattgacaaaGTGACCACAGGCgtctcgctgtcg from Panicum virgatum strain AP13 chromosome 9K, P.virgatum_v5, whole genome shotgun sequence encodes:
- the LOC120652110 gene encoding FCS-Like Zinc finger 13-like, whose protein sequence is MVEKARAMARKLEIPQWKSGAPDGLPSPTSPLDRASPRGWRHRDAVGGVGLGILAALEAQPAAGAPAAVPRVSAPVSIARRARLEVSELGCSGRCATSLCGGKPSSPGGGGLPAPPGAAFRVAEFLSCCNMCRRPLDGKDIFMYRGERAFCSMECRYHAIVSDEFQEEKERKRRAAAAADGLPRKSAAADMSGSPCGGAAGGGQIFFTTGIVAA